In the genome of Gemmatimonadota bacterium, one region contains:
- a CDS encoding sigma-70 family RNA polymerase sigma factor, with protein MRRSPDSDGMEDGQLIELAKAGDDLAMTDLYHRYSAHVYAVVRRIAGEDALAEDWSQEAWVRVFRALPGFRGQSKFSTWLHRIAVNSALQGRRKVMRHVDREVQLQPVLAASDSPRQHVFLRARLERAIERLPDRMRQVLVLHDIEGYTHEEIGDLLGVTSGTSKSQLFKARARMREVLRPVREESNGVEAYATFD; from the coding sequence ATGAGGAGGTCCCCAGACTCCGACGGCATGGAAGACGGACAGCTCATAGAGCTCGCGAAGGCGGGCGATGACCTGGCGATGACGGATCTGTATCATCGCTACTCGGCGCACGTGTACGCCGTGGTGCGCCGCATCGCCGGTGAGGACGCGCTCGCCGAGGATTGGTCGCAGGAGGCGTGGGTACGCGTGTTCCGCGCGCTGCCGGGCTTCCGCGGGCAGTCGAAGTTCAGCACCTGGCTGCATCGCATCGCCGTCAACAGCGCCCTGCAAGGGCGCCGCAAGGTGATGCGGCACGTGGATCGGGAGGTCCAGTTGCAGCCGGTGCTGGCGGCGTCGGATTCGCCGCGTCAGCACGTATTCCTCCGCGCACGGCTGGAGCGCGCCATCGAGCGGCTGCCCGACCGGATGCGTCAGGTGCTGGTGCTGCACGACATCGAGGGCTATACGCACGAGGAAATCGGCGACCTGCTCGGCGTGACGTCGGGCACGAGCAAGAGTCAGTTGTTCAAAGCGCGCGCGCGCATGCGCGAAGTACTGCGGCCCGTGCGCGAGGAGAGCAATGGAGTGGAAGCATATGCAACATTTGACTGA